The Candidatus Paceibacterota bacterium genome includes a window with the following:
- a CDS encoding CorA family divalent cation transporter translates to MRKKITSEKVTWIDIMTPTEKDLEYLERNFNLHPFVTKSVLPPIHHPRFENYEDYLFLVLHYPFFEKEIKETMGRE, encoded by the coding sequence ATGCGAAAAAAAATTACCTCTGAAAAAGTTACTTGGATAGATATAATGACACCAACAGAAAAAGATTTAGAGTATTTAGAAAGAAATTTTAACTTACATCCGTTTGTAACAAAAAGCGTCCTTCCCCCCATTCATCATCCTCGTTTTGAAAATTATGAAGATTATTTATTCTTAGTTTTGCATTATCCGTTTTTTGAAAAAGAAATAAAAGAAACAATGGGACGAGAGC